Proteins found in one Triticum aestivum cultivar Chinese Spring chromosome 4D, IWGSC CS RefSeq v2.1, whole genome shotgun sequence genomic segment:
- the LOC123098122 gene encoding 65-kDa microtubule-associated protein 7, translating into MGETAMAGYGLDRPARCSVSFDTPCGSLLRELEQIWTEIGEREQDKDRMFQELEAECMRVYRRKVDSANADRSQLRQSVMAKEAELKALVASIGENTTQFKVNEKHASLKEQLAAVTPLLDDLRAMKEERIKQFSNVQSQIETINAQISDHNYQHDDGSSKRLNNDHDLSTRRLADLQMQLRNLQKEKSDRLQKVFVYVDEVHCLCAVLGMDFAKTVKDVHPSLHGTNSDNSTNISDSTLEGLTQTILKLKAEKRTRVSKLQEIVGKLHKLWNLMESTEQERRHFSEVAAVLGSSEEEITSPSVLSLETIQETEEEVERLTKQKASRMKELVLKRRVELENICRNAHMEPDTSTAPEKIVALIDSGLVDPCELLSNIEAQIAKANEESHTRKDIMERVDKWLSACDEETWLEEYNQDDNRYSAGRGAHLNLKRAEKARLLVQKIPTMIDNLIDKTFAWEDESNTPFLYDGVRLVAILEEQKLRRVQKEEDKKRYRDQKKLQNLLLKEKELIFGSKSVPRKTSSFNRRTSGHHPNGNGAGFMTPMPRRVSAGSATPELLTPRSYSGRYNNYFKENRRMTATPLNFSTASKDDSMSSFASISGSEPGSPLVLH; encoded by the exons ATGGGCGAGACGGCCATGGCCGGGTACGGGCTGGACAGGCCGGCGCGCTGCAGCGTCAGCTTCGACACGCCGTGCGGCTCCCTGCTGCGCGAGCTCGAG CAAATATGGACAGAGATCGGGGAGCGCGAACAAGATAAAGATCGGATGTTTCAAGAACTCGAAGcggagtgtatgcgtgtgtatcgTCGGAAGGTCGACAGTGCCAATGCTGATAGAAGCCAGCTCCGCCAGTCAGTGATGGCCAAAGAAGCAGAGCTTAAAGCTTTAGTGGCTTCGATAGGTGAAAATACTACACAATTTAAG GTGAATGAAAAGCATGCATCGTTGAAAGAACAACTTGCTGCAGTGACGCCTCTCTTGGATGATCTCAGGGCCATGAAAGAAGAAAGAATCAAACAGTTCTCAAATGTGCAATCGCAAATCGAGACGATAAATGCACAAATATCTGATCACAATTATCAGCATGATGATGGTTCGTCCAAACGTCTGAACAATGATCATGACTTGTCAACCAGAAGACTTGCTGATCTTCAAATGCAGCTACGCAATTTACAAAAAGAGAAG TCTGACCGCCTTCAGAAAGTATTTGTATATGTGGATGAAGTGCACTGCCTATGCGCTGTGCTTGGGATGGATTTTGCAAAGACTGTAAAGGACGTGCATCCAAGTTTGCATGGGACCAACTCAGATAATTCGACGAATATCAGTGATAGCACCCTTGAAGGTCTTACTCAGACTATCCTGAAGCTCAAAGCAGAAAAGAGGACCAGAGTCTCCAAG TTGCAAGAAATTGTGGGGAAACTCCACAAGTTATGGAATCTGATGGAGTCAACAGAACAAGAGAGGAGACATTTCAGCGAAGTAGCCGCTGTTCTTGGATCTTCTGAGGAAGAGATCACTTCTCCTAGTGTCCTGTCACTGGAGACGATTCAGGAG ACAGAAGAGGAGGTCGAAAGACTAACTAAGCAAAAAGCGAGTAGAATGAAGGAGCTTGTTCTTAAGAGAAGGGTAGAGCTAGAAAATATCTGCAGAAATGCACATATGGAGCCCGATACGAGCACAGCACCAGAGAAGATCGTTGCTCTAATCGATTCTG GTCTAGTGGATCCTTGCGAACTTCTTTCCAACATCGAAGCGCAAATTGCAAAAGCAAATGAGGAATCTCATACGAGGAAAGATATCATGGAGAGAGTAGACAAATGGCTATCGGCCTGTGATGAAGAGACTTGGCTTGAGGAATACAATCAG GATGATAACAGGTACAGTGCGGGCAGGGGTGCCCACTTGAATCTCAAGCGTGCAGAAAAAGCGCGGTTACTCGTTCAAAAGATTCCAA CTATGATTGACAACTTGATAGACAAGACATTTGCCTGGGAGGATGAAAGCAATACACCATTTCTATATGACGGG GTTCGTCTGGTCGCAATTTTGGAAGAGCAAAAACTCAGAAGAGTACAGAAGGAGGAAGATAAGAAACGATACCGG GACCAGAAGAAGCTGCAGAATCTATTGCTTAAAGAAAAGGAGTTGATCTTTGGGTCCAAGTCTGTTCCGAGGAAAACAAGCAGTTTTAACAGGAGGACGAGCGGGCATCATCCAAATGGAAACGGGGCTGGTTTCATGACTCCGATGCCCCGCCGGGTGTCAGCGGGCAGTGCCACTCCTGAGCTTTTGACACCACGCTCGTATTCTGGCCGGTACAACAATTACTTCAAGGAGAACAGGAGGATGACGGCGACGCCACTCAACTTCTCTACGGCTTCCAAGGATGACAGCATGTCATCCTTCGCCTCCATTAGCGGCTCGGAGCCTGGTTCTCCATTGGTTTTGCACTGA